TTTGAGCTAAGATTCTCGAGTTCCGACTTCAgcgtcttgtccttgttcttggcgcTGTCTGTGCCCTGGCCACTGGCGGGCGGATCGTGTAGCTGGCGGCCAGACTGGCGCTCCGGCGGTGGGGACTGATGACCTTCGGGCATTGTTTCGTGCTGTAGACTCGT
This sequence is a window from Purpureocillium takamizusanense chromosome 8, complete sequence. Protein-coding genes within it:
- a CDS encoding uncharacterized protein (EggNog:ENOG503P8HE), which gives rise to MPEGHQSPPPERQSGRQLHDPPASGQGTDSAKNKDKTLKSELENLSSNPEGPMDSSLKDKFSKKEGN